The genomic window ATTTTGTATAAATATAATAGCACTAGAGTATAAATAAAGTAAAGATTTAATTTTTTCATCCTCTAATTTTTAAATTACTATGTTCTATATATTAATATGACATATCAACTAAAAAAGGATTGAAAATTCAATCCTTTTTTAATTATCATTTATTTCTTAGGGTATTATTTGACAGCTATTAATTCTATTTCTACTTTTACATCTTTTGGTAATCTTGCTACTTCTACACAAGCTCTTGCTGGTTTTACTTCTCCTAAATACTCATTATATACTTCATTTATTGCTCCAAAATCATCCATATTTTTTATGAAACATGTTGCTTTTACTACATCTTTAAATATATACCCTGCTTCATCTAGTATTGCTTTTAAATTTTCTAATGATTGTCTTGTTTGAGCTTTTACATCATCTGATACTAATGTCATTGTTTCTGGTACAAATGGTATTTGTCCTGATATGTATAAAGTTCCATTTACCTCTATTGCTTGTGAATATGGTCCTAAAGCTGCTGGGGCTTTTGAAGTATTTATTATCCTTTAAATATAAATTTTAATTTTTAGGAATAAATTTTTTCCTAATAAAACGAAATACTGCTACTACTACAGCTATTACTCCTACCCATCCTGAAACTGAAACTAATACATTTATAATTTGAGCATAAGAACCTAAAAAGCTTACTGCAAGCTCTGTTAAAACAAGAGTAGTTCCTATCACTTTAAATTTTATTGTTCCTTCTTCAGCAAAATATTTTGCTGCTATAACAGCAACTGGTGCTGCAGTCGTAAAAGAAGCTAAAACAACAAGTAAAACAAGTATCCCTGCAAGCTTAGGAACATGATATGTTGTTATTGCTAAATTAGGAGCTGGTGTTCCTATTGCTATACTAATATTTGATACTTGTGCAAAAATCATTAAAGCAATCATTAGTGTTAATAATATAAATGATACTATTACCCAAATCGAAGTTTCTTTCATTGTAGCAGTTGTATCAGCCATATAACATGTTACAAAATATGGTAAAACAAATAATATTATATAACTTGAATGTAAAAATGTTGACCCCAACCAATTATTATGTAACCTTGATATTTCTGTTGTTGTACTTGCTATTTCAGCTCCCTTTTGGAATCCATCAACTGGATTAATACTACTGAATACAAAACTAATCATTAATACAACCATAATAAATGGTGCTATAGCACTTATTATTTCAATTACTCTCTTAAATCCAAATAAAACAGATATTATGCAAAGAACTGACAAAAGAACTGCTCCTACATAATAATTAAAACTATAATATTGTGTAAGCATACTTCCTGTACCAGATATTAATTGTACCATAAAACAAACTACAAAGGCTACTGTATAAAAGTGGACGGCTGTTCCTACATATTTTCCACAAAACCAAATAAAACATTCTTTAGCACTTGAGAGATTAAATCTTTTACATGAATAAATTACAATTAATGCAAGAGCAGCAGTAAAAATATGATAAAGAATTATTCCTATCATTCCATATGTTCCGTGACTTGAATATGCTTGTAAAAATTCTTGTCCTGTTCCTGTTGCAGAACCAATATAATATGCAATCATTCCTCCTATCATACTTAATAAAAATAATGGACGAACTGTTTTTCTTTCCTCTAACATAATTATCCTCCTTTTTAATTAATAATTTTTAGCAAGAAAAGCATAAAAACTTATAGTTTTATATATATCTTCTAAACTACATTTTTCATTTTTCATATGAGCTAATTTTAAATTTCCAGGTCCAAAAACTATTGTTGGAATTTTAAACTCCCCATTTGTTGCAAACCCATTTGTTGCAAAAGGTAATTTAAATAAAGTTGTTTCTTTATTAAATAATTCTTTATATGTTTTGGATGCAGTCCTAGTTAAATAGTCATTTTCTAATATCTCCCAAGCTGGTAAAAAAACATTTAATATCACATCTTTTCCAGTATAACTTTTACCTTTAGCTTCGTATAATTCATATGTAGCGTCAATTCCTTCTATAAATGATTCCATTTCTTTATTAATTTTTTCTTTTGTTTCTCCTAATGCAAGTCTTCTATCTATATAAATTGTACACATATCTGGAACTGCATTTAAAGAAGCTGTTCTTGCTTTTATATCTGAAACAACAATTGAACCTTTTTCTCCTTCAATTTTATCAAATTCTTTTTGTTTATTTTCTATTCTTTCTAGAATTTTAACCATTTTGTAAATTGCATTATCTCCCTTTTCAGGTGCAGAACCATGTGCTGAAATTCCATTAGTTATAATTTTATACATAGCTCTTCCTCTATGTCCTAAGCCTATTTTTAAATCACTAGGCTCTCCAATAACTACATACTTTAAATCATATAAATTATTTTCTTTTAATACTCTATATAATAATTCTCCATCAAAATCCTCTTCCATAATTGAAGTGGAAATATAAATTGTTTTATCTGGACATAAATTTAATTTTTTAATTAAATATCCTGCATAAATCAT from Fusobacterium sp. FSA-380-WT-3A includes these protein-coding regions:
- a CDS encoding RidA family protein, with protein sequence MINTSKAPAALGPYSQAIEVNGTLYISGQIPFVPETMTLVSDDVKAQTRQSLENLKAILDEAGYIFKDVVKATCFIKNMDDFGAINEVYNEYLGEVKPARACVEVARLPKDVKVEIELIAVK
- a CDS encoding YgeY family selenium metabolism-linked hydrolase, with amino-acid sequence MDKLKFELNKIKNDINSFSKELIRIKSFTGYEKDAAELVKQKMIKLGYDKVKIDDYGNVLGIIGNGKTKVLYDAHLDIVEAKDEKEWDFPPFSGEIYNGILHGRGSVDTKSSVVSMIYAGYLIKKLNLCPDKTIYISTSIMEEDFDGELLYRVLKENNLYDLKYVVIGEPSDLKIGLGHRGRAMYKIITNGISAHGSAPEKGDNAIYKMVKILERIENKQKEFDKIEGEKGSIVVSDIKARTASLNAVPDMCTIYIDRRLALGETKEKINKEMESFIEGIDATYELYEAKGKSYTGKDVILNVFLPAWEILENDYLTRTASKTYKELFNKETTLFKLPFATNGFATNGEFKIPTIVFGPGNLKLAHMKNEKCSLEDIYKTISFYAFLAKNY